The following proteins come from a genomic window of Meles meles chromosome 1, mMelMel3.1 paternal haplotype, whole genome shotgun sequence:
- the MAB21L3 gene encoding protein mab-21-like 3, with translation MKSPTAGDLEDCLLAKVDERRQQISQIVEEVQRVVQHLTVEISHQDIRFQAVPYSDTYNGNIKVLAPSQFLVTVPVKGLAGYREAREQRWRYYTLQGTRLSCPLQDPEGLQQWLEVEQFMKSLWQWHEADVNIEGDIVPAKVLQVFRKLVENAVGTCHLSGKVSMLTRHSAVWVAVETATGQVELELVPAVEIPTAWSAKARWPPCLRRWPSRQRVECIKSFGFALLACSHYHWQLSFLQAEQVLLEQLDEDGGCRRKCLRALRQMKEDVWCPGRRPVITSHHLQTVLFWTCEKYPHPKDWRVFSKAFLRLVRKLHKCVSQHFLKHYFVRKSNLLRSANSGDLDAVAQRLALFLKNPQISPP, from the exons ATGAAATCCCCGACTGCAGGAGACTTGGAAGACTGCCTTCTGGCTAAG GTGGATGAGAGGCGCCAGCAGATCTCCCAGATTGTGGAGGAGGTGCAGAGGGTCGTCCAGCACCTGACCGTAGAAATCAGCCACCAAGACATTCGATTCCAGGCCGTCCCTTACTCTGACACGTACAATGGGAACATCAAG GTTTTGGCCCCCAGCCAGTTCCTGGTCACTGTCCCAGTGAAGGGCCTGGCCGGGTACAGGGAGGCCAGGGAGCAACGCTGGCGTTACTACACGCTGCAGGGCACGAGGCTGTCCTGCCCCTTGCAGGACCCGGAGGGCCTGCAGCAGTGGCTGGAGGTGGAGCAGTTTATGAAGAGCTTGTGGCAGTGGCATGAGGCGGATGTGAACATTGAGGGCGATATTGTACCCGCCAAGGTCCTCCAGGTGTTCCGGAAGCTGGTAGAAAACGCAGTTGGAACCTGTCATCTTTCAG GTAAGGTCAGCATGCTAACACGCCACTCTGCAGTTTGGGTTGCCGTGGAAACAGCCACAGGGCAGGTGGAGCTAGAGCTGGTCCCCGCTGTGGAGATCCCTACTGCCTGGTCTGCGAAAGCTCGGTGGCCTCCCTGTCTGAGGCGCTGGCCTTCCCGACAGAGAGTGGAGTGCATCAAG tcCTTTGGGTTTGCCTTGTTGGCCTGTTCCCATTATCACTGGCAGCTGAGTTTCCTGCAGGCCGAGCAGGTGCTGCTGGAGCAGCTGGACGAGGATGGGGGCTGCCGCAGGAAGTGTCTCCGGGCCCTGAGGCAGATGAAGGAGGACGTCTGGTGTCCAGGAAGGAGGCCGGTCATCACGTCCCACCATTTGCAG acAGTGCTCTTTTGGACTTGTGAGAAGTACCCGCACCCGAAGGACTGGCGGGTCTTCAGCAAAGCCTTCCTGCGCCTGGTGAGGAAGCTGCACAAGTGTGTAAGCCAGCACTTTCTGAAGCACTATTTCGTGCGAAAGAGCAACCTCCTCCGGTCTGCCAACTCGGGCGACCTGGACGCTGTGGCCCAGAGGCTGGCCCTCTTTCTGAAGAACCCCCAGATCAGCCCGCCCTGA